Proteins co-encoded in one Bacilli bacterium PM5-9 genomic window:
- a CDS encoding prolyl-tRNA synthetase (product_source=KO:K01881; cath_funfam=3.30.930.10,3.40.50.800; cog=COG0442; ko=KO:K01881; pfam=PF00587,PF03129,PF04073; superfamily=52954,55681; tigrfam=TIGR00409) gives MKQSRMFIPTTRNVIEEDVTSKSFMVMQKAGMIKQVAAGVFTYLPLAHMIIKNIEKICREELAAIGCVEMLMPTLQPQELWEESGRWSKYGPELMRLKDRHDRSFCLGPTHEEVVTSAIKDHVKSWRSLPLSLYQIQTKFRDEKRPRFGLMRGREFIMKDAYSFHTDYEGLSAHYDEMSGAYEKIFSRCGLKTIKVSADNGSIGGSDSTEFMSISEVGEDTLVYCEKCGYQANLEKASAKYDEADVQEEVMELKLIDTPNVSSIAEISEFLGFNPNRTAKYITYIDDATSKYYLVVCQGNYEINEVKLSNLVQARELRLLSDEELVEQGLIKGFIGAINFKAKDDFIVVADEAITKLKNHTAGGNILDTHYININYGRDYTADFVGDIKEVHEGDLCLHCDEKLTFAKGIEVGHIFKIGDVYTKAMKCTYLDKDQKEVPMQMGSYGIGVSRILMAVVETYAEDNNKIIWPKELQPFDVHLLVVDTKKEEQVINAEKIYNELSMRGIRVLYDDRKERPGSKFADSDLIGMKNRIVVGKMAGENIVEYLNREKDQKVDINVSDVVQTIIDNI, from the coding sequence CATATGATAATTAAGAATATTGAGAAGATATGTCGTGAAGAATTAGCGGCAATTGGTTGTGTAGAAATGTTGATGCCAACTTTACAACCACAAGAATTATGGGAAGAATCTGGCCGTTGGTCAAAGTATGGACCAGAACTAATGAGATTGAAAGATCGTCATGATCGTAGTTTTTGTTTAGGACCAACACATGAAGAAGTTGTAACAAGTGCAATTAAAGATCATGTAAAATCTTGGCGTTCATTACCACTTTCTTTATATCAAATTCAAACAAAATTTAGAGATGAAAAACGTCCACGCTTTGGTTTAATGCGAGGCCGTGAGTTTATAATGAAAGATGCATATTCTTTTCATACTGATTATGAGGGATTAAGTGCTCATTATGATGAGATGTCTGGAGCATATGAAAAAATATTTTCTAGATGCGGATTAAAAACAATAAAAGTTAGTGCTGATAATGGCTCTATTGGTGGTTCAGATTCAACAGAGTTTATGTCTATCTCTGAAGTAGGAGAGGATACTTTAGTATATTGTGAAAAATGTGGCTATCAAGCTAACTTAGAAAAAGCATCAGCAAAATATGATGAAGCTGATGTTCAAGAAGAAGTTATGGAATTGAAACTTATTGATACTCCAAATGTTTCATCAATTGCTGAAATATCAGAGTTTCTAGGATTTAATCCTAATAGAACCGCAAAATATATTACTTACATTGACGATGCTACTTCAAAGTATTATTTAGTTGTATGTCAAGGTAATTATGAAATAAATGAAGTTAAGCTTTCTAATTTAGTACAGGCTAGAGAGCTAAGATTATTAAGTGATGAGGAATTAGTTGAACAGGGTTTAATAAAAGGGTTTATTGGGGCAATTAATTTTAAAGCTAAAGATGATTTTATTGTGGTTGCTGATGAAGCTATTACAAAATTAAAAAATCATACTGCTGGTGGAAACATATTGGATACTCACTATATTAACATTAATTATGGTCGTGATTATACTGCTGATTTTGTTGGAGATATTAAAGAAGTTCATGAAGGTGATCTTTGTTTACATTGCGATGAAAAACTTACTTTTGCTAAAGGTATTGAAGTGGGTCATATTTTTAAAATTGGTGATGTTTATACAAAGGCAATGAAATGTACTTATTTAGATAAAGATCAAAAAGAAGTACCAATGCAAATGGGTAGTTATGGAATTGGTGTTTCAAGGATATTAATGGCAGTTGTTGAGACTTATGCAGAAGATAATAATAAAATAATATGGCCAAAAGAGTTACAACCTTTTGATGTTCATTTACTTGTAGTTGATACTAAAAAAGAAGAACAAGTAATTAATGCTGAAAAAATATATAATGAGTTGAGCATGCGAGGCATTAGAGTGTTGTATGATGATCGTAAAGAAAGACCTGGCTCTAAGTTTGCTGATAGTGATTTAATTGGAATGAAAAATAGAATTGTTGTTGGTAAAATGGCTGGTGAAAATATTGTTGAATATTTAAATAGAGAAAAAGATCAAAAAGTTGATATAAATGTTAGCGATGTTGTTCAAACAATAATAGATAATATTTAA
- a CDS encoding tetratricopeptide (TPR) repeat protein (product_source=COG0457; cath_funfam=1.10.472.40; cog=COG0457; superfamily=116965) produces the protein MEEIKKLIVDEKYEDALKKLLVLEGQYLSKIQCLYELKKYNELVIFFEQIVDSIEDDYFEILGYYILSLIEQEEFDKALSILNEELSMPYIQDNYEEVLNNLYDDVVAKKQAYLIESGVYNQTITEEDIVEVLFENNYDEQLSILMKLDDYNVRKIKDDLEKYLLSEKSPVLKTFILEVFIKQQISDVILVNKHGYEYEFMASANQLVFQDINYLKTRNLLEEHLAKFPSYLVMALDILDLFVYIIYPQTIDVDEINSYAALIEYYIFSLNIDELVADFEEFYNVDTSDIINRVDFLIEMLESEEKYVNAL, from the coding sequence ATGGAAGAAATAAAAAAATTAATAGTTGATGAAAAATATGAAGATGCACTAAAAAAGTTATTAGTTTTAGAAGGTCAATATTTATCTAAAATTCAATGCTTATATGAATTAAAAAAGTATAATGAATTGGTTATCTTTTTTGAGCAAATAGTTGATAGTATTGAAGATGATTATTTTGAGATATTAGGATATTATATTTTATCTTTAATTGAGCAAGAAGAGTTTGATAAAGCTTTAAGTATTTTAAATGAAGAATTATCAATGCCATACATTCAAGATAATTATGAAGAAGTGTTAAATAACTTATATGATGATGTTGTTGCAAAAAAACAAGCATACCTAATTGAATCTGGTGTCTATAATCAAACAATTACTGAAGAGGATATTGTTGAAGTTTTATTTGAAAATAATTATGATGAGCAACTTAGTATTTTAATGAAACTAGATGATTATAATGTTAGAAAAATAAAAGATGATTTAGAAAAATATTTGTTAAGTGAAAAATCACCAGTATTAAAAACATTTATTTTAGAAGTTTTCATTAAACAACAAATTTCAGATGTTATTTTAGTAAATAAACATGGATATGAATATGAATTTATGGCAAGTGCAAACCAATTAGTATTCCAAGATATTAATTATCTAAAAACAAGAAATCTTTTAGAGGAACATCTAGCTAAGTTTCCAAGTTATCTTGTAATGGCATTGGATATTTTAGATTTATTCGTTTATATTATTTACCCTCAAACAATAGATGTTGATGAGATAAATAGTTATGCAGCATTAATTGAATATTACATTTTCTCATTAAATATTGATGAATTAGTTGCTGATTTTGAAGAATTTTATAATGTTGATACAAGTGATATTATTAATAGAGTTGATTTTTTAATTGAGATGCTTGAATCTGAAGAAAAGTATGTGAATGCTTTATGA
- a CDS encoding putative rRNA maturation factor (product_source=KO:K07042; cath_funfam=3.40.390.30; cog=COG0319; ko=KO:K07042; pfam=PF02130; superfamily=55486; tigrfam=TIGR00043) codes for MIEINFMNNYAKEYNRYYDIYLELASITLSQLNLNDDYEISVTLVDNNTIKKINTEYRFKNYATDVITFENEIIGYYEDSIDLGDVFISVDKAIEQANEYQHSIDRELSFLFVHGMLHTLGYDHQNIDDENKMISLQEVILNAYQSKK; via the coding sequence ATGATAGAAATTAATTTTATGAATAACTATGCTAAAGAATATAATCGTTATTACGATATATATCTTGAATTAGCAAGTATAACATTATCGCAACTAAATTTAAATGATGATTATGAAATAAGCGTTACATTAGTAGATAACAATACAATAAAAAAAATAAATACTGAGTATCGATTTAAAAATTATGCAACAGATGTTATTACATTTGAAAATGAAATAATTGGTTATTATGAAGATAGTATTGATTTAGGAGATGTCTTTATAAGTGTTGATAAGGCAATAGAACAAGCAAATGAATATCAACATTCAATTGATAGAGAATTATCATTTCTCTTTGTTCATGGAATGTTACACACACTAGGATACGACCATCAAAATATTGATGATGAAAATAAAATGATTTCATTACAAGAGGTGATTTTAAATGCTTACCAAAGTAAAAAGTAA
- a CDS encoding undecaprenol kinase (product_source=KO:K00887; cog=COG0818; ko=KO:K00887; pfam=PF01219; superfamily=161098; transmembrane_helix_parts=Outside_1_37,TMhelix_38_55,Inside_56_59,TMhelix_60_82,Outside_83_101,TMhelix_102_124,Inside_125_131): MLTKVKSKFKDKNHYKNHNKFKVAFNGIKTVFYEESSFRYQFILFILAVIVGFLLKLNKLEWIVILFASTIVFTFEMMNTAIENIIDLVSPDYNELAGKIKDISAGAVLVSTIGALVIGIIIFYKKIFYLF; encoded by the coding sequence ATGCTTACCAAAGTAAAAAGTAAATTTAAAGATAAAAATCATTATAAAAATCATAATAAGTTTAAAGTTGCTTTTAATGGTATAAAAACAGTATTCTATGAAGAATCAAGTTTTCGATATCAATTTATACTATTTATTTTAGCTGTAATAGTAGGATTTCTATTGAAATTAAATAAACTTGAGTGGATTGTAATTTTATTTGCATCAACAATTGTATTTACATTTGAAATGATGAATACAGCAATTGAAAATATAATTGATTTAGTAAGTCCAGATTATAATGAATTAGCAGGTAAAATTAAAGATATTAGTGCAGGTGCAGTTTTAGTTTCTACAATAGGAGCACTTGTAATTGGAATTATTATTTTTTATAAAAAAATATTTTATTTATTTTAA
- a CDS encoding cytidine deaminase (product_source=KO:K01489; cath_funfam=3.40.140.10; cog=COG0295; ko=KO:K01489; pfam=PF00383; superfamily=53927; tigrfam=TIGR01354): protein MENSIRETLFNLSQKAYHNAYAPYSNYNVGAALITKDQKAFIGANIENASYGSSICAERVCICSAYANGVQKDDIVGFAIVSNSDEPAMPCGACLQVLNELLKSDTTIYVFNLNGECIETNMATLLPYPFDKDDLKNV from the coding sequence ATGGAAAATTCAATTAGAGAAACATTATTTAATTTAAGTCAAAAAGCATATCATAATGCTTACGCTCCATATTCAAACTATAATGTAGGAGCAGCATTAATAACAAAAGATCAAAAAGCTTTTATTGGTGCTAATATTGAAAATGCATCTTATGGATCATCAATATGTGCTGAAAGAGTATGTATATGTAGTGCGTATGCAAATGGAGTACAAAAAGACGATATTGTTGGTTTTGCGATTGTTAGTAATTCTGATGAGCCAGCAATGCCTTGTGGAGCTTGTCTTCAAGTATTGAATGAATTATTGAAAAGTGATACTACTATTTATGTTTTTAATTTAAATGGTGAGTGTATTGAAACTAATATGGCAACATTGCTTCCATATCCTTTTGATAAGGATGATTTAAAAAATGTTTAA
- a CDS encoding GTP-binding protein Era (product_source=KO:K03595; cath_funfam=3.30.300.20,3.40.50.300; cog=COG1159; ko=KO:K03595; pfam=PF01926,PF07650; smart=SM00382; superfamily=52540; tigrfam=TIGR00436) — MFKSGFVSIVGRPNVGKSTLLNSFLKHKVAIMSNKPQTTRNKIQGIYTDEDAQIIFIDTPGIHKPKSNLSTFMNKSAYSATRDVDLILFLSNIDEPMSTGDKMIIDSLKDSESKVFLVLNKIDLVNKEYMIKYMNSLTKEQLDIFDEIIPISAKNKTNTDKLLQLIKDNLEEGIKYYPDEAISDHPENFIFKEIIREKLLQLTGDEIPHSVAVTIDKVKKKNNGSILINATIIVERNSQKGIIIGKNGSKLKEVGILAREELEQILGSKVYLETFVKVEKDWRNKQYQLNEFGYNDDNY; from the coding sequence ATGTTTAAATCTGGTTTTGTTTCAATAGTTGGTCGTCCAAATGTAGGGAAATCAACATTACTAAATTCCTTTTTAAAACATAAGGTAGCAATAATGTCTAACAAACCACAAACAACACGTAATAAAATTCAAGGAATCTATACAGATGAAGATGCACAAATTATTTTTATTGATACTCCAGGAATTCATAAACCAAAAAGTAATTTATCTACATTTATGAATAAGAGTGCTTATAGTGCAACAAGAGATGTTGATTTAATTTTATTTTTATCAAATATTGATGAACCAATGTCAACAGGCGATAAAATGATTATTGATAGTCTTAAAGATTCTGAAAGTAAAGTGTTTCTTGTTTTGAATAAAATAGATTTAGTCAATAAAGAATATATGATTAAATATATGAATAGTTTAACAAAAGAACAGCTAGATATTTTTGATGAAATCATACCAATTTCAGCAAAAAATAAAACTAATACAGATAAGCTGTTACAATTGATAAAAGATAATTTAGAAGAAGGAATAAAATATTATCCTGATGAAGCAATAAGCGATCATCCTGAAAATTTTATTTTTAAAGAAATAATTAGAGAAAAACTTTTACAATTAACTGGTGATGAAATACCACATTCAGTTGCAGTAACTATAGATAAAGTGAAAAAGAAAAATAATGGTTCTATATTAATAAATGCAACGATAATTGTTGAAAGAAATTCTCAAAAAGGTATTATTATAGGAAAAAATGGTTCTAAATTAAAAGAAGTTGGAATTCTTGCAAGAGAAGAACTAGAACAAATTTTAGGATCTAAGGTATATCTTGAAACTTTTGTTAAAGTTGAAAAAGATTGGCGTAATAAGCAATATCAATTAAATGAATTTGGTTATAACGATGATAATTACTAA
- a CDS encoding DNA repair protein RecO (recombination protein O) (product_source=KO:K03584; cath_funfam=2.40.50.140; cog=COG1381; ko=KO:K03584; pfam=PF02565,PF11967; superfamily=50249,57863; tigrfam=TIGR00613) gives MNLVITMIITKDLKGIVFNIFNYKENDLIVDVLSYQYGFMQLYVRGGQKTTSKSFFIFKIFNFITFDVSKLNLEELSIYKSGSVDRIFDYTCLNYEQMNLVMFMSELLIKIKHQKDINYKKYYEFLEEIIVDISKKKNSYFLTNYFIYNTLELIGCAPNLESCYNCAKTNNIVAFDLKNSGFICKECFDNNSKYLMDKDILNYLYKLSNGNEITNNKKSYDKYVFDLLTDLLYENAGVYLTSVKYIY, from the coding sequence ATGAATTTGGTTATAACGATGATAATTACTAAGGATTTAAAGGGAATAGTTTTTAATATTTTTAATTATAAGGAAAACGATTTAATTGTTGATGTTCTATCATATCAATATGGATTTATGCAATTATATGTTAGAGGTGGACAAAAAACAACTTCAAAATCATTCTTTATCTTTAAAATATTTAATTTTATTACTTTTGATGTTTCAAAACTTAATTTAGAAGAACTTTCAATTTATAAAAGTGGAAGTGTAGATAGAATATTTGATTATACTTGTTTAAATTATGAGCAAATGAATCTAGTAATGTTCATGTCTGAATTATTAATAAAAATTAAACATCAAAAAGATATTAATTACAAAAAATATTATGAGTTTTTAGAAGAAATAATTGTTGATATTTCAAAAAAGAAGAATTCATATTTCTTAACTAATTACTTTATTTATAATACACTTGAGCTTATTGGATGCGCTCCAAATTTAGAAAGTTGTTATAATTGTGCAAAAACAAATAATATAGTTGCATTTGATTTAAAAAATAGTGGTTTTATATGTAAAGAATGTTTTGATAACAATTCAAAATATTTAATGGATAAAGATATTTTGAATTATTTATATAAGCTAAGTAACGGCAATGAAATTACAAATAACAAGAAATCATATGATAAATATGTGTTTGATTTACTAACAGATTTGTTATATGAAAATGCTGGAGTGTACTTAACTTCAGTGAAATATATATATTAG
- a CDS encoding glycyl-tRNA synthetase (product_source=KO:K01880; cath_funfam=3.30.930.10,3.40.50.800; cog=COG0423; ko=KO:K01880; pfam=PF00587,PF03129; superfamily=52954,55681): MKSMEEIVNYCKENGFLYPGSQIYGGLANSWDYGPLGIELKRNIQNAWWKKIVQESPYNVGLDAAILMNPKVWVASGHVGGFSDPLMDCKDCKNRHRADHLIEDNSDINPAGWSHEKMEAFIKENDIKCPNCGSTNFSEIKEFELMFKTQQGVISGEGNDIYLRPETAQGIFVNFKNVVRSTRKKLPLGIAQVGKAFRNEITPGNFIFRTREFEQMELEFFCKPGTDMEWFAYWRKYCMDWLLHYGLSEENLVYRDHEKDELSHYSAGTVDIEYKFPFGQSELWGIANRTDYDLKAHQTSSKENMEYHDPITNEKYLPYVIEPSLGLGRALLAFLCDAYVEDEERGPILKIHHDLAPYKMCVMPLQKQQADKAFEVYQKLAKKYMVEYEASGNIGKRYKRQDLIGTPYCITIDFDTENDDSVTIRDRDTMQQVRVKISDLEGYFADKFDL; this comes from the coding sequence ATGAAAAGCATGGAAGAAATAGTTAATTATTGTAAAGAAAATGGATTTTTATATCCTGGTTCTCAAATATATGGAGGTCTAGCAAACTCTTGGGATTATGGTCCATTAGGAATAGAATTAAAAAGAAATATCCAAAATGCATGGTGGAAAAAAATTGTTCAAGAATCACCATATAATGTTGGACTTGATGCAGCAATTTTAATGAATCCAAAAGTTTGGGTTGCAAGTGGACATGTTGGTGGTTTTAGTGATCCATTAATGGATTGTAAGGATTGTAAAAACAGACATCGTGCTGACCATTTAATTGAAGATAATAGTGATATTAATCCTGCAGGATGGTCACATGAAAAAATGGAAGCATTTATAAAAGAGAATGATATTAAATGCCCTAATTGTGGTTCAACTAATTTTAGTGAAATAAAAGAATTTGAATTAATGTTTAAAACACAACAAGGTGTTATAAGTGGTGAAGGTAATGATATTTATCTACGACCTGAAACTGCTCAAGGGATATTTGTTAACTTTAAAAATGTTGTAAGATCAACTAGAAAGAAGTTACCATTAGGTATTGCTCAAGTTGGTAAGGCATTTCGAAATGAAATAACTCCAGGTAACTTTATTTTTAGGACAAGAGAATTTGAACAAATGGAATTAGAGTTCTTCTGTAAACCGGGTACTGATATGGAATGGTTTGCTTATTGGCGTAAATATTGTATGGATTGGTTATTACATTATGGATTAAGTGAAGAAAATTTAGTTTATCGTGATCATGAAAAAGATGAACTTTCTCATTATTCAGCTGGAACAGTAGATATTGAATATAAATTTCCTTTTGGACAATCAGAATTATGGGGAATTGCAAATAGAACAGATTATGATTTAAAAGCACATCAAACTTCATCAAAAGAAAATATGGAATATCATGATCCAATTACAAATGAAAAATATTTGCCATATGTAATTGAACCAAGTTTAGGATTAGGTAGAGCATTACTTGCATTTTTATGTGATGCTTATGTAGAAGATGAAGAACGTGGTCCAATTTTAAAAATACATCATGATTTAGCTCCATATAAAATGTGTGTAATGCCTTTACAAAAACAGCAAGCTGATAAAGCATTTGAAGTATATCAAAAACTTGCTAAAAAATATATGGTTGAGTATGAAGCATCAGGTAATATTGGTAAAAGATATAAAAGACAAGATTTAATTGGAACACCATACTGTATCACAATTGATTTTGATACAGAGAATGATGATAGTGTAACAATTAGAGATCGTGATACTATGCAACAAGTAAGAGTTAAAATTTCAGATTTGGAAGGTTATTTTGCTGATAAATTTGATTTATAA
- a CDS encoding DNA primase (product_source=KO:K02316; cath_funfam=3.40.1360.10,3.90.580.10,3.90.980.10; cog=COG0358; ko=KO:K02316; pfam=PF01807,PF08275,PF13662; smart=SM00400; superfamily=46604,56731,57783; tigrfam=TIGR01391), translated as MKKIDDTTIEEIKNKNDIVDVLSNYIFLTKKGKNYVSLCPFHNDTNPSMVISQEKQIYKCFSCGAGGDVVNFVKEYEKISFVDSLLKLASRAGIEIAVENTTNNISNDLKEYYKINSEVNNLYQYLLVEGHSDFALNYLHTRGIDDKLIEKFRLGYCSSNEVVSNLIKQKGYDDKKAVELGLLNIKGNELVDNYQNRIIYPIIDIYDNVLGFTCRALNNATPKYINSIESKIFNKSRILYNINNAKDSIKKNKSVYILEGPNDVIAFYKANIENAVCVMGTALTSEHISVLKTLGIKEIILGFDGDDAGKKATINAIKLLQKEKLSIKYLDFGSSDPDEFLNNHGFQKFTELVSQPKSAIEFKINYEFNQINTNNYQEKKNIVVKIVNDLNNILDEFDKEYYYNYLANLSGISFDLIKTFASKKQPVITKQVKLDKPKVTKRSDLENAAINALYYMMNDYKYYEIFNKEIGTFINAKYRRLYNVIAAYYLEMNTLNIIDIQEMDIDDELKLALKEIYLSYNYDIYNDKEIFLDSISTLKLEKYYLEIEKLQDELKNLADPIKKAELSIKILEINAIINKAKYNKFNK; from the coding sequence ATGAAAAAAATTGATGATACAACAATTGAAGAAATAAAAAATAAAAATGATATAGTTGATGTGCTTTCAAATTATATCTTCTTAACTAAAAAGGGAAAAAACTATGTGTCTTTGTGCCCATTTCATAATGATACAAATCCATCAATGGTTATTTCTCAAGAAAAACAAATTTATAAATGCTTTTCTTGTGGAGCAGGTGGAGATGTAGTTAATTTTGTAAAAGAGTATGAGAAAATTAGTTTTGTCGATTCATTATTAAAACTTGCTAGTAGAGCAGGAATTGAAATTGCTGTTGAGAATACTACAAATAATATTTCAAATGATTTAAAGGAATATTATAAGATTAATAGTGAAGTTAATAATTTATATCAATATTTGTTAGTTGAAGGGCATAGTGATTTTGCTTTAAACTATTTACATACTAGAGGTATTGATGATAAATTAATAGAAAAATTTAGGTTAGGGTATTGTTCATCAAATGAAGTTGTATCAAATTTAATAAAACAAAAAGGTTATGATGATAAAAAGGCTGTTGAATTAGGACTATTAAATATTAAAGGTAATGAGTTAGTTGATAATTACCAAAATAGAATAATATATCCAATAATAGACATTTATGATAATGTATTAGGTTTTACATGTCGAGCATTGAATAATGCAACACCAAAGTATATAAATTCAATTGAGTCTAAAATATTTAATAAATCAAGAATACTGTATAATATTAATAATGCAAAAGATTCAATTAAAAAAAATAAAAGTGTTTATATTTTAGAAGGACCAAATGATGTTATTGCATTCTATAAAGCAAACATTGAAAATGCTGTATGTGTTATGGGAACAGCATTAACAAGTGAACATATATCAGTATTAAAAACATTAGGTATTAAAGAAATTATATTAGGTTTTGATGGTGATGATGCTGGTAAAAAAGCAACTATTAATGCAATTAAGCTTTTACAAAAAGAAAAATTAAGTATTAAGTATTTAGATTTTGGTAGTAGTGATCCTGATGAGTTTTTAAATAATCATGGATTTCAAAAGTTCACTGAGTTAGTATCTCAGCCAAAATCAGCTATTGAATTTAAGATTAATTATGAGTTTAATCAAATCAATACAAACAATTATCAAGAGAAAAAAAACATTGTTGTTAAAATAGTAAATGATTTAAATAATATTCTTGATGAGTTTGATAAGGAATATTATTACAACTATCTAGCAAATTTATCGGGTATTTCTTTTGATTTAATAAAAACATTTGCAAGTAAAAAACAACCTGTAATAACAAAACAAGTAAAATTAGATAAACCAAAAGTAACAAAACGTAGTGATTTAGAGAATGCTGCAATTAATGCATTATATTATATGATGAATGATTATAAATATTATGAAATTTTTAATAAAGAAATTGGAACGTTTATTAATGCAAAATATCGTCGTTTATATAATGTAATTGCTGCATATTATCTTGAGATGAATACTTTAAACATTATTGATATTCAAGAAATGGATATTGATGACGAACTAAAATTAGCTTTAAAAGAAATTTATTTATCTTATAATTATGACATCTACAATGATAAAGAAATATTTTTAGATAGTATAAGTACTTTGAAATTAGAAAAATACTACCTTGAAATAGAAAAATTACAAGATGAATTAAAGAACTTAGCTGATCCAATAAAAAAAGCAGAGTTATCAATAAAAATTTTAGAAATAAATGCAATAATAAATAAAGCAAAGTATAATAAATTTAATAAGTAA